The genomic DNA CAGATATTAGATTCTCTCTCCACGCCGCAGGTTTATCCTATGCTGATATTACCGACATTTATATTAGCCATCAGCATTCTGATCATGTAGGAGGACTTGAATATATTGCCTTTAGTACATTATTTGATCCCAGATGCAGAAAACCACACATTTATTTAAGTAAAGATGTAGCCAGCAATTTATGGGATAGAACTTTATCCGGTGGATTGAGATTTCTAGAAGGAGAAATTGCCACAATGGATACTTTTTTTGAACAGCATAAAATTGCTCATCAAGGTAATTTTATTTGGCAAGAAATCCAATTTAAACTCATCAAAGTGATCCATGTTAACAATGGCTTTTCTCTCATGCCTAGCTATGGGTTATTTTTCACCGTAGAAGGTATGAAAATATTTATATCTACAGATACTCAATTATGTTATGAACAACATCGGGAAGTATATGAAGAGTCAGATATAATTTTCCATGATTGTGAAACATCCCGCTATCAAACTCCTGTTCATGCTAATTATCAACAATTATCAAAATTACCAAACAGAATTAAAAATAAAATGTGGTTGTACGGTTATCAACCAGGATTGTTACCTGATGCGAAAACAGACGGGTTTTGCGGTTTTGTAGAGCGTGGTCAGGTATTTGAGCTTTCATTATGTCAGCATCAATTATTAAAACAAATTTCTGACTAATTTGGGTTTAGTGATTTTGAACATCTTAATTGAGCAGTATTGACCTCTAATCTCCTTTTCAAAGACTGCTAGATAACTCTATATTTATGTAACGAGAT from Okeanomitos corallinicola TIOX110 includes the following:
- a CDS encoding MBL fold metallo-hydrolase — its product is MIKLIFLGSGSAFTIGANNFQSNMLLVTENNDKLLIDCGTDIRFSLHAAGLSYADITDIYISHQHSDHVGGLEYIAFSTLFDPRCRKPHIYLSKDVASNLWDRTLSGGLRFLEGEIATMDTFFEQHKIAHQGNFIWQEIQFKLIKVIHVNNGFSLMPSYGLFFTVEGMKIFISTDTQLCYEQHREVYEESDIIFHDCETSRYQTPVHANYQQLSKLPNRIKNKMWLYGYQPGLLPDAKTDGFCGFVERGQVFELSLCQHQLLKQISD